In Leopardus geoffroyi isolate Oge1 chromosome D1, O.geoffroyi_Oge1_pat1.0, whole genome shotgun sequence, a single window of DNA contains:
- the SF3B2 gene encoding splicing factor 3B subunit 2 isoform X3, with amino-acid sequence MAAEHPEPPKGELQLPPPPPPGHYGAWAAQELQAKLAEIGAPIQAGSREELVERLQTYTRQTGIVLNRPVLRGEDGDKAAPPPMSAQLSGIPMPPPPMGLPPLQPPPPPPPPPPGLGLGFPMAVGPRPPNLGPPPPLRVGEPVALSEEERLKLAQQQAALLMQQEERAKQGDHSLKEHELLEQQKRAAVLLEQERQQEIAKMGTPVPRPPQDMGQIGVRTPLGPRVAAPVGPTPTVLPMGAPVPRPRGPPPPPGDENREMDDPSVGPKIPQALEKILQLKESRQEEMNSQQEEEEMETDTRSSLGQSASETEEDTVSVSKKEKNRKRRNRKKKKKPQRVRGASSESSGDREKESTRSRGSDSPAADVEIEYVTEEPEIYEPNFIFFKRIFEAFKLTDDVKKEKEKEPEKLDKLENSAAPKKKGFEEEHKDSDDDSSDDEQEKKPEAPKLSKKKLRRMNRFTVAELKQLVARPDVVEMHDVTAQDPKLLVHLKATRNSVPVPRHWCFKRKYLQGKRGIEKPPFELPDFIKRTGIQEMREALQEKEEQKTMKSKMREKVRPKMGKIDIDYQKLHDAFFKWQTKPKLTIHGDLYYEGKEFETRLKEKKPGDLSDELRISLGMPVGPNAHKVPPPWLIAMQRYGPPPSYPNLKIPGLNSPIPESCSFGYHAGGWGKPPVDETGKPLYGDVFGTNAAEFQTKTEEEEIDRTPWGELEPSDEESSEEEEEEESDEDKPDETGFITPADSGLITPGGFSSVPAGMETPELIELRKKKIEEAMDGSETPQLFTVLPEKRTATVGGAMMGSTHIYDMSTVMSRKGPAPELQGVEVALAPEELELDPMAMTQKYEEHVREQQAQVEKEDFSDMVAEHAAKQKQKKRKAQPQDSRGGSKKYKEFKF; translated from the exons ATGGCGGCCGAGCATCCCGAGCCTCCCAAAGGAGAGTTGCagctgccgccgccgccacctCCTGGGCATTATGGCGCTTGGGCTGCCCAGGAGCTTCAGGCCAAACTGGCAGAGATCGGAGCTCCGATCCAGG CAGGGAGTCGCGAGGAGCTGGTGGAGCGGCTGCAGACCTACACTCGCCAG ACTGGCATCGTGCTGAATCGGCCGGTTCTGAGAGGTGAAGATGGGGACAAAGCAGCTCCTCCTCCCATGTCGGCACAG CTCTCTGGGATTCCCATGCCGCCACCACCCATGGGACTCCCCCCTCTGCAACCTCCTCcgccacccccaccacctccaccagGCCTTGGCCTTGGCTTTCCTATGGCAGTTGGACCTCGCCCACCAAACTTGGGACCCCCGCCTCCTCTCCGGGTGGGTGAGCCTGTGGCTCTGTCAGAGGAGGAGCGGCTAAAGCTGGCGCAGCAGCAGGCAGCATTGCTGATGCAGCAAGAGGAGCGTGCCAAGCAG ggAGATCATTCACTGAAGGAACATGAGCTGTTGGAGCAGCAGAAGCGG GCAGCTGTGCTCCTGGAGCAAGAACGGCAGCAGGAGATTGCAAAGATGGGCACCCCAGTCCCTCGGCCCCCACAAGACATGGGTCAGATTGGTGTTCGCACTCCTCTGGGTCCTCGAG TTGCTGCTCCGGTGGGCCCCACTCCCACTGTTTTGCCCATGGGGGCCCCAGTTCCCCGGCCTCGTGGTCCCCCGCCACCCCCTGGAGATGAGAATAGAGAG ATGGATGACCCCTCTGTGGGACCCAAGATCCCCCAGGCTTTGGAAAAGATCCTGCAGCTGAAGGAGAGCCGCCAGGAAGAGATGAACTCTCAGCAGG aggaagaggaaatggaaacgGACACTCGCTCATCCCTGGGCCAGTCAGCGTCAGAGACTGAGGAGGACACAGTgtctgtatccaagaaagag AAAAATCGGAAACGTCGGAAccgaaagaagaagaaaaagccccAGCGGGTTCGGGGGGCATCCTCTGAGAGCTCTGGGGACCGAGAGAAAGAATCAACCCGGTCCCGTGGCTCTGACTCCCCGGCAGCTGATGTTGAAATTGAGTACGTGACCGAAGAACCTGAAATTTATGAGCCCAACTTCATCTTCTTCAAGAGGATTTTTGAGGCTTTCAAG CTCACTGATGAtgtgaagaaggagaaagagaaggagccagagaaaCTTGACAAACTGGAGAACTCTGCAGCCCCTAAGAAGAAGGGCTTTGAGGAGGAGCACAAGGACAGTGACGACGATAGCAGTGATGATGAACAG GAGAAGAAGCCCGAGGCCCCCAAGTTGTCCAAGAAAAAGTTGCGCCGAATGAATCGCTTCACTGTGGCTGAACTCAAGCAG CTCGTGGCTCGGCCTGACGTTGTGGAGATGCATGATGTCACCGCACAGGACCCCAAGCTCTTGGTTCACCTCAAGGCCACCAGGAATTCTGTGCCTGTGCCACGCCACTGGTGTTTTAAGCGCAAGTACCTACAAGGCAAACGAGGCATTGAGAAGCCTCCCTTCGAGCTGCCAGACTTCATCAAACGCACAGGCATCCAGGAGATGCGGGAGGCCTTGCAGGAGAAG GAagaacagaagaccatgaagTCCAAAATGCGAGAGAAGGTTCGGCCCAAGATGGGGAAGATTGACATTGACTACCAGAAACTGCACGATGCTTTCTTCAAGTGGCAGACCAAGCCCAAACTGACCATCCACGGGGACCTATACTATGAG GGGAAGGAGTTTGAAACACGACTGAAGGAGAAGAAGCCAGGAGATCTGTCTGATGAGCTGAGGATTTCCTTGGGGATGCCAGTAGGACCA AATGCCCACAAGGTCCCTCCCCCGTGGCTGATTGCCATGCAGCGATATGGACCACCCCCGTCATACCCCAACCTGAAAATTCCTGGGCTGAACTCCCCCATCCCTGAG AGCTGTTCCTTTGGGTACCACGCTGGTGGCTGGGGCAAACCCCCAGTAGATGAGACTGGGAAACCACTCTACGGTGATGTGTTCGGAACCAATGCTGCCGAATTTCAG ACCAAGACTGAGGAGGAAGAGATTGATAGGACCCCTTGGGGGGAGCTGGAGCCATCCGATGAGGAGTCTtcggaagaagaggaagaggaagaaagtgatGAAGATAAACCAGATGAGACAGGCTTTATTACCCCTGCAGACAG TGGCCTCATCACTCCTGGAGGGTTCTCGTCAGTGCCGGCTGGCATGGAGACCCCTGAGCTCATCGAGCTGAGGAAGAAGAAGATTGAGGAAGCGATGGACGG AAGTGAGACACCTCAGCTTTTCACTGTGTTACCAGAGAAGAGAACGGCCACTGTTGGGGGAGCCATGATGGGATCAACCCATATCTATGACATGTCCACA GTTATGAGCCGGAAGGGCCCAGCTCCTGAGCTGCAAGGTGTGGAAGTGGCCCTGGCACCTGAAGAGTTGGAGCTGGATCCCATGGCCATGACCCAGAAGTATGAGGAGCATGTGCGGGAGCAGCAGGCACAGGTGGAGAAGGAAGACTTCAGTGACATGGTGGCTGAGCATGCTGCCAAACAGAAG cAAAAGAAACGGAAAGCTCAGCCCCAGGACAGCCGCGGGGGCAGCAAGAAATATAAGGAGTTCAAATTTTAG
- the SF3B2 gene encoding splicing factor 3B subunit 2 isoform X4 — MAAEHPEPPKGELQLPPPPPPGHYGAWAAQELQAKLAEIGAPIQGSREELVERLQTYTRQTGIVLNRPVLRGEDGDKAAPPPMSAQLSGIPMPPPPMGLPPLQPPPPPPPPPPGLGLGFPMAVGPRPPNLGPPPPLRVGEPVALSEEERLKLAQQQAALLMQQEERAKQGDHSLKEHELLEQQKRAAVLLEQERQQEIAKMGTPVPRPPQDMGQIGVRTPLGPRVAAPVGPTPTVLPMGAPVPRPRGPPPPPGDENREMDDPSVGPKIPQALEKILQLKESRQEEMNSQQEEEEMETDTRSSLGQSASETEEDTVSVSKKEKNRKRRNRKKKKKPQRVRGASSESSGDREKESTRSRGSDSPAADVEIEYVTEEPEIYEPNFIFFKRIFEAFKLTDDVKKEKEKEPEKLDKLENSAAPKKKGFEEEHKDSDDDSSDDEQEKKPEAPKLSKKKLRRMNRFTVAELKQLVARPDVVEMHDVTAQDPKLLVHLKATRNSVPVPRHWCFKRKYLQGKRGIEKPPFELPDFIKRTGIQEMREALQEKEEQKTMKSKMREKVRPKMGKIDIDYQKLHDAFFKWQTKPKLTIHGDLYYEGKEFETRLKEKKPGDLSDELRISLGMPVGPNAHKVPPPWLIAMQRYGPPPSYPNLKIPGLNSPIPESCSFGYHAGGWGKPPVDETGKPLYGDVFGTNAAEFQTKTEEEEIDRTPWGELEPSDEESSEEEEEEESDEDKPDETGFITPADSGLITPGGFSSVPAGMETPELIELRKKKIEEAMDGSETPQLFTVLPEKRTATVGGAMMGSTHIYDMSTVMSRKGPAPELQGVEVALAPEELELDPMAMTQKYEEHVREQQAQVEKEDFSDMVAEHAAKQKQKKRKAQPQDSRGGSKKYKEFKF; from the exons ATGGCGGCCGAGCATCCCGAGCCTCCCAAAGGAGAGTTGCagctgccgccgccgccacctCCTGGGCATTATGGCGCTTGGGCTGCCCAGGAGCTTCAGGCCAAACTGGCAGAGATCGGAGCTCCGATCCAGG GGAGTCGCGAGGAGCTGGTGGAGCGGCTGCAGACCTACACTCGCCAG ACTGGCATCGTGCTGAATCGGCCGGTTCTGAGAGGTGAAGATGGGGACAAAGCAGCTCCTCCTCCCATGTCGGCACAG CTCTCTGGGATTCCCATGCCGCCACCACCCATGGGACTCCCCCCTCTGCAACCTCCTCcgccacccccaccacctccaccagGCCTTGGCCTTGGCTTTCCTATGGCAGTTGGACCTCGCCCACCAAACTTGGGACCCCCGCCTCCTCTCCGGGTGGGTGAGCCTGTGGCTCTGTCAGAGGAGGAGCGGCTAAAGCTGGCGCAGCAGCAGGCAGCATTGCTGATGCAGCAAGAGGAGCGTGCCAAGCAG ggAGATCATTCACTGAAGGAACATGAGCTGTTGGAGCAGCAGAAGCGG GCAGCTGTGCTCCTGGAGCAAGAACGGCAGCAGGAGATTGCAAAGATGGGCACCCCAGTCCCTCGGCCCCCACAAGACATGGGTCAGATTGGTGTTCGCACTCCTCTGGGTCCTCGAG TTGCTGCTCCGGTGGGCCCCACTCCCACTGTTTTGCCCATGGGGGCCCCAGTTCCCCGGCCTCGTGGTCCCCCGCCACCCCCTGGAGATGAGAATAGAGAG ATGGATGACCCCTCTGTGGGACCCAAGATCCCCCAGGCTTTGGAAAAGATCCTGCAGCTGAAGGAGAGCCGCCAGGAAGAGATGAACTCTCAGCAGG aggaagaggaaatggaaacgGACACTCGCTCATCCCTGGGCCAGTCAGCGTCAGAGACTGAGGAGGACACAGTgtctgtatccaagaaagag AAAAATCGGAAACGTCGGAAccgaaagaagaagaaaaagccccAGCGGGTTCGGGGGGCATCCTCTGAGAGCTCTGGGGACCGAGAGAAAGAATCAACCCGGTCCCGTGGCTCTGACTCCCCGGCAGCTGATGTTGAAATTGAGTACGTGACCGAAGAACCTGAAATTTATGAGCCCAACTTCATCTTCTTCAAGAGGATTTTTGAGGCTTTCAAG CTCACTGATGAtgtgaagaaggagaaagagaaggagccagagaaaCTTGACAAACTGGAGAACTCTGCAGCCCCTAAGAAGAAGGGCTTTGAGGAGGAGCACAAGGACAGTGACGACGATAGCAGTGATGATGAACAG GAGAAGAAGCCCGAGGCCCCCAAGTTGTCCAAGAAAAAGTTGCGCCGAATGAATCGCTTCACTGTGGCTGAACTCAAGCAG CTCGTGGCTCGGCCTGACGTTGTGGAGATGCATGATGTCACCGCACAGGACCCCAAGCTCTTGGTTCACCTCAAGGCCACCAGGAATTCTGTGCCTGTGCCACGCCACTGGTGTTTTAAGCGCAAGTACCTACAAGGCAAACGAGGCATTGAGAAGCCTCCCTTCGAGCTGCCAGACTTCATCAAACGCACAGGCATCCAGGAGATGCGGGAGGCCTTGCAGGAGAAG GAagaacagaagaccatgaagTCCAAAATGCGAGAGAAGGTTCGGCCCAAGATGGGGAAGATTGACATTGACTACCAGAAACTGCACGATGCTTTCTTCAAGTGGCAGACCAAGCCCAAACTGACCATCCACGGGGACCTATACTATGAG GGGAAGGAGTTTGAAACACGACTGAAGGAGAAGAAGCCAGGAGATCTGTCTGATGAGCTGAGGATTTCCTTGGGGATGCCAGTAGGACCA AATGCCCACAAGGTCCCTCCCCCGTGGCTGATTGCCATGCAGCGATATGGACCACCCCCGTCATACCCCAACCTGAAAATTCCTGGGCTGAACTCCCCCATCCCTGAG AGCTGTTCCTTTGGGTACCACGCTGGTGGCTGGGGCAAACCCCCAGTAGATGAGACTGGGAAACCACTCTACGGTGATGTGTTCGGAACCAATGCTGCCGAATTTCAG ACCAAGACTGAGGAGGAAGAGATTGATAGGACCCCTTGGGGGGAGCTGGAGCCATCCGATGAGGAGTCTtcggaagaagaggaagaggaagaaagtgatGAAGATAAACCAGATGAGACAGGCTTTATTACCCCTGCAGACAG TGGCCTCATCACTCCTGGAGGGTTCTCGTCAGTGCCGGCTGGCATGGAGACCCCTGAGCTCATCGAGCTGAGGAAGAAGAAGATTGAGGAAGCGATGGACGG AAGTGAGACACCTCAGCTTTTCACTGTGTTACCAGAGAAGAGAACGGCCACTGTTGGGGGAGCCATGATGGGATCAACCCATATCTATGACATGTCCACA GTTATGAGCCGGAAGGGCCCAGCTCCTGAGCTGCAAGGTGTGGAAGTGGCCCTGGCACCTGAAGAGTTGGAGCTGGATCCCATGGCCATGACCCAGAAGTATGAGGAGCATGTGCGGGAGCAGCAGGCACAGGTGGAGAAGGAAGACTTCAGTGACATGGTGGCTGAGCATGCTGCCAAACAGAAG cAAAAGAAACGGAAAGCTCAGCCCCAGGACAGCCGCGGGGGCAGCAAGAAATATAAGGAGTTCAAATTTTAG
- the SF3B2 gene encoding splicing factor 3B subunit 2 isoform X1, translating into MAAEHPEPPKGELQLPPPPPPGHYGAWAAQELQAKLAEIGAPIQAGSREELVERLQTYTRQTGIVLNRPVLRGEDGDKAAPPPMSAQLSGIPMPPPPMGLPPLQPPPPPPPPPPGLGLGFPMAVGPRPPNLGPPPPLRVGEPVALSEEERLKLAQQQAALLMQQEERAKQQGDHSLKEHELLEQQKRAAVLLEQERQQEIAKMGTPVPRPPQDMGQIGVRTPLGPRVAAPVGPTPTVLPMGAPVPRPRGPPPPPGDENREMDDPSVGPKIPQALEKILQLKESRQEEMNSQQEEEEMETDTRSSLGQSASETEEDTVSVSKKEKNRKRRNRKKKKKPQRVRGASSESSGDREKESTRSRGSDSPAADVEIEYVTEEPEIYEPNFIFFKRIFEAFKLTDDVKKEKEKEPEKLDKLENSAAPKKKGFEEEHKDSDDDSSDDEQEKKPEAPKLSKKKLRRMNRFTVAELKQLVARPDVVEMHDVTAQDPKLLVHLKATRNSVPVPRHWCFKRKYLQGKRGIEKPPFELPDFIKRTGIQEMREALQEKEEQKTMKSKMREKVRPKMGKIDIDYQKLHDAFFKWQTKPKLTIHGDLYYEGKEFETRLKEKKPGDLSDELRISLGMPVGPNAHKVPPPWLIAMQRYGPPPSYPNLKIPGLNSPIPESCSFGYHAGGWGKPPVDETGKPLYGDVFGTNAAEFQTKTEEEEIDRTPWGELEPSDEESSEEEEEEESDEDKPDETGFITPADSGLITPGGFSSVPAGMETPELIELRKKKIEEAMDGSETPQLFTVLPEKRTATVGGAMMGSTHIYDMSTVMSRKGPAPELQGVEVALAPEELELDPMAMTQKYEEHVREQQAQVEKEDFSDMVAEHAAKQKQKKRKAQPQDSRGGSKKYKEFKF; encoded by the exons ATGGCGGCCGAGCATCCCGAGCCTCCCAAAGGAGAGTTGCagctgccgccgccgccacctCCTGGGCATTATGGCGCTTGGGCTGCCCAGGAGCTTCAGGCCAAACTGGCAGAGATCGGAGCTCCGATCCAGG CAGGGAGTCGCGAGGAGCTGGTGGAGCGGCTGCAGACCTACACTCGCCAG ACTGGCATCGTGCTGAATCGGCCGGTTCTGAGAGGTGAAGATGGGGACAAAGCAGCTCCTCCTCCCATGTCGGCACAG CTCTCTGGGATTCCCATGCCGCCACCACCCATGGGACTCCCCCCTCTGCAACCTCCTCcgccacccccaccacctccaccagGCCTTGGCCTTGGCTTTCCTATGGCAGTTGGACCTCGCCCACCAAACTTGGGACCCCCGCCTCCTCTCCGGGTGGGTGAGCCTGTGGCTCTGTCAGAGGAGGAGCGGCTAAAGCTGGCGCAGCAGCAGGCAGCATTGCTGATGCAGCAAGAGGAGCGTGCCAAGCAG cagggAGATCATTCACTGAAGGAACATGAGCTGTTGGAGCAGCAGAAGCGG GCAGCTGTGCTCCTGGAGCAAGAACGGCAGCAGGAGATTGCAAAGATGGGCACCCCAGTCCCTCGGCCCCCACAAGACATGGGTCAGATTGGTGTTCGCACTCCTCTGGGTCCTCGAG TTGCTGCTCCGGTGGGCCCCACTCCCACTGTTTTGCCCATGGGGGCCCCAGTTCCCCGGCCTCGTGGTCCCCCGCCACCCCCTGGAGATGAGAATAGAGAG ATGGATGACCCCTCTGTGGGACCCAAGATCCCCCAGGCTTTGGAAAAGATCCTGCAGCTGAAGGAGAGCCGCCAGGAAGAGATGAACTCTCAGCAGG aggaagaggaaatggaaacgGACACTCGCTCATCCCTGGGCCAGTCAGCGTCAGAGACTGAGGAGGACACAGTgtctgtatccaagaaagag AAAAATCGGAAACGTCGGAAccgaaagaagaagaaaaagccccAGCGGGTTCGGGGGGCATCCTCTGAGAGCTCTGGGGACCGAGAGAAAGAATCAACCCGGTCCCGTGGCTCTGACTCCCCGGCAGCTGATGTTGAAATTGAGTACGTGACCGAAGAACCTGAAATTTATGAGCCCAACTTCATCTTCTTCAAGAGGATTTTTGAGGCTTTCAAG CTCACTGATGAtgtgaagaaggagaaagagaaggagccagagaaaCTTGACAAACTGGAGAACTCTGCAGCCCCTAAGAAGAAGGGCTTTGAGGAGGAGCACAAGGACAGTGACGACGATAGCAGTGATGATGAACAG GAGAAGAAGCCCGAGGCCCCCAAGTTGTCCAAGAAAAAGTTGCGCCGAATGAATCGCTTCACTGTGGCTGAACTCAAGCAG CTCGTGGCTCGGCCTGACGTTGTGGAGATGCATGATGTCACCGCACAGGACCCCAAGCTCTTGGTTCACCTCAAGGCCACCAGGAATTCTGTGCCTGTGCCACGCCACTGGTGTTTTAAGCGCAAGTACCTACAAGGCAAACGAGGCATTGAGAAGCCTCCCTTCGAGCTGCCAGACTTCATCAAACGCACAGGCATCCAGGAGATGCGGGAGGCCTTGCAGGAGAAG GAagaacagaagaccatgaagTCCAAAATGCGAGAGAAGGTTCGGCCCAAGATGGGGAAGATTGACATTGACTACCAGAAACTGCACGATGCTTTCTTCAAGTGGCAGACCAAGCCCAAACTGACCATCCACGGGGACCTATACTATGAG GGGAAGGAGTTTGAAACACGACTGAAGGAGAAGAAGCCAGGAGATCTGTCTGATGAGCTGAGGATTTCCTTGGGGATGCCAGTAGGACCA AATGCCCACAAGGTCCCTCCCCCGTGGCTGATTGCCATGCAGCGATATGGACCACCCCCGTCATACCCCAACCTGAAAATTCCTGGGCTGAACTCCCCCATCCCTGAG AGCTGTTCCTTTGGGTACCACGCTGGTGGCTGGGGCAAACCCCCAGTAGATGAGACTGGGAAACCACTCTACGGTGATGTGTTCGGAACCAATGCTGCCGAATTTCAG ACCAAGACTGAGGAGGAAGAGATTGATAGGACCCCTTGGGGGGAGCTGGAGCCATCCGATGAGGAGTCTtcggaagaagaggaagaggaagaaagtgatGAAGATAAACCAGATGAGACAGGCTTTATTACCCCTGCAGACAG TGGCCTCATCACTCCTGGAGGGTTCTCGTCAGTGCCGGCTGGCATGGAGACCCCTGAGCTCATCGAGCTGAGGAAGAAGAAGATTGAGGAAGCGATGGACGG AAGTGAGACACCTCAGCTTTTCACTGTGTTACCAGAGAAGAGAACGGCCACTGTTGGGGGAGCCATGATGGGATCAACCCATATCTATGACATGTCCACA GTTATGAGCCGGAAGGGCCCAGCTCCTGAGCTGCAAGGTGTGGAAGTGGCCCTGGCACCTGAAGAGTTGGAGCTGGATCCCATGGCCATGACCCAGAAGTATGAGGAGCATGTGCGGGAGCAGCAGGCACAGGTGGAGAAGGAAGACTTCAGTGACATGGTGGCTGAGCATGCTGCCAAACAGAAG cAAAAGAAACGGAAAGCTCAGCCCCAGGACAGCCGCGGGGGCAGCAAGAAATATAAGGAGTTCAAATTTTAG
- the SF3B2 gene encoding splicing factor 3B subunit 2 isoform X2 gives MAAEHPEPPKGELQLPPPPPPGHYGAWAAQELQAKLAEIGAPIQGSREELVERLQTYTRQTGIVLNRPVLRGEDGDKAAPPPMSAQLSGIPMPPPPMGLPPLQPPPPPPPPPPGLGLGFPMAVGPRPPNLGPPPPLRVGEPVALSEEERLKLAQQQAALLMQQEERAKQQGDHSLKEHELLEQQKRAAVLLEQERQQEIAKMGTPVPRPPQDMGQIGVRTPLGPRVAAPVGPTPTVLPMGAPVPRPRGPPPPPGDENREMDDPSVGPKIPQALEKILQLKESRQEEMNSQQEEEEMETDTRSSLGQSASETEEDTVSVSKKEKNRKRRNRKKKKKPQRVRGASSESSGDREKESTRSRGSDSPAADVEIEYVTEEPEIYEPNFIFFKRIFEAFKLTDDVKKEKEKEPEKLDKLENSAAPKKKGFEEEHKDSDDDSSDDEQEKKPEAPKLSKKKLRRMNRFTVAELKQLVARPDVVEMHDVTAQDPKLLVHLKATRNSVPVPRHWCFKRKYLQGKRGIEKPPFELPDFIKRTGIQEMREALQEKEEQKTMKSKMREKVRPKMGKIDIDYQKLHDAFFKWQTKPKLTIHGDLYYEGKEFETRLKEKKPGDLSDELRISLGMPVGPNAHKVPPPWLIAMQRYGPPPSYPNLKIPGLNSPIPESCSFGYHAGGWGKPPVDETGKPLYGDVFGTNAAEFQTKTEEEEIDRTPWGELEPSDEESSEEEEEEESDEDKPDETGFITPADSGLITPGGFSSVPAGMETPELIELRKKKIEEAMDGSETPQLFTVLPEKRTATVGGAMMGSTHIYDMSTVMSRKGPAPELQGVEVALAPEELELDPMAMTQKYEEHVREQQAQVEKEDFSDMVAEHAAKQKQKKRKAQPQDSRGGSKKYKEFKF, from the exons ATGGCGGCCGAGCATCCCGAGCCTCCCAAAGGAGAGTTGCagctgccgccgccgccacctCCTGGGCATTATGGCGCTTGGGCTGCCCAGGAGCTTCAGGCCAAACTGGCAGAGATCGGAGCTCCGATCCAGG GGAGTCGCGAGGAGCTGGTGGAGCGGCTGCAGACCTACACTCGCCAG ACTGGCATCGTGCTGAATCGGCCGGTTCTGAGAGGTGAAGATGGGGACAAAGCAGCTCCTCCTCCCATGTCGGCACAG CTCTCTGGGATTCCCATGCCGCCACCACCCATGGGACTCCCCCCTCTGCAACCTCCTCcgccacccccaccacctccaccagGCCTTGGCCTTGGCTTTCCTATGGCAGTTGGACCTCGCCCACCAAACTTGGGACCCCCGCCTCCTCTCCGGGTGGGTGAGCCTGTGGCTCTGTCAGAGGAGGAGCGGCTAAAGCTGGCGCAGCAGCAGGCAGCATTGCTGATGCAGCAAGAGGAGCGTGCCAAGCAG cagggAGATCATTCACTGAAGGAACATGAGCTGTTGGAGCAGCAGAAGCGG GCAGCTGTGCTCCTGGAGCAAGAACGGCAGCAGGAGATTGCAAAGATGGGCACCCCAGTCCCTCGGCCCCCACAAGACATGGGTCAGATTGGTGTTCGCACTCCTCTGGGTCCTCGAG TTGCTGCTCCGGTGGGCCCCACTCCCACTGTTTTGCCCATGGGGGCCCCAGTTCCCCGGCCTCGTGGTCCCCCGCCACCCCCTGGAGATGAGAATAGAGAG ATGGATGACCCCTCTGTGGGACCCAAGATCCCCCAGGCTTTGGAAAAGATCCTGCAGCTGAAGGAGAGCCGCCAGGAAGAGATGAACTCTCAGCAGG aggaagaggaaatggaaacgGACACTCGCTCATCCCTGGGCCAGTCAGCGTCAGAGACTGAGGAGGACACAGTgtctgtatccaagaaagag AAAAATCGGAAACGTCGGAAccgaaagaagaagaaaaagccccAGCGGGTTCGGGGGGCATCCTCTGAGAGCTCTGGGGACCGAGAGAAAGAATCAACCCGGTCCCGTGGCTCTGACTCCCCGGCAGCTGATGTTGAAATTGAGTACGTGACCGAAGAACCTGAAATTTATGAGCCCAACTTCATCTTCTTCAAGAGGATTTTTGAGGCTTTCAAG CTCACTGATGAtgtgaagaaggagaaagagaaggagccagagaaaCTTGACAAACTGGAGAACTCTGCAGCCCCTAAGAAGAAGGGCTTTGAGGAGGAGCACAAGGACAGTGACGACGATAGCAGTGATGATGAACAG GAGAAGAAGCCCGAGGCCCCCAAGTTGTCCAAGAAAAAGTTGCGCCGAATGAATCGCTTCACTGTGGCTGAACTCAAGCAG CTCGTGGCTCGGCCTGACGTTGTGGAGATGCATGATGTCACCGCACAGGACCCCAAGCTCTTGGTTCACCTCAAGGCCACCAGGAATTCTGTGCCTGTGCCACGCCACTGGTGTTTTAAGCGCAAGTACCTACAAGGCAAACGAGGCATTGAGAAGCCTCCCTTCGAGCTGCCAGACTTCATCAAACGCACAGGCATCCAGGAGATGCGGGAGGCCTTGCAGGAGAAG GAagaacagaagaccatgaagTCCAAAATGCGAGAGAAGGTTCGGCCCAAGATGGGGAAGATTGACATTGACTACCAGAAACTGCACGATGCTTTCTTCAAGTGGCAGACCAAGCCCAAACTGACCATCCACGGGGACCTATACTATGAG GGGAAGGAGTTTGAAACACGACTGAAGGAGAAGAAGCCAGGAGATCTGTCTGATGAGCTGAGGATTTCCTTGGGGATGCCAGTAGGACCA AATGCCCACAAGGTCCCTCCCCCGTGGCTGATTGCCATGCAGCGATATGGACCACCCCCGTCATACCCCAACCTGAAAATTCCTGGGCTGAACTCCCCCATCCCTGAG AGCTGTTCCTTTGGGTACCACGCTGGTGGCTGGGGCAAACCCCCAGTAGATGAGACTGGGAAACCACTCTACGGTGATGTGTTCGGAACCAATGCTGCCGAATTTCAG ACCAAGACTGAGGAGGAAGAGATTGATAGGACCCCTTGGGGGGAGCTGGAGCCATCCGATGAGGAGTCTtcggaagaagaggaagaggaagaaagtgatGAAGATAAACCAGATGAGACAGGCTTTATTACCCCTGCAGACAG TGGCCTCATCACTCCTGGAGGGTTCTCGTCAGTGCCGGCTGGCATGGAGACCCCTGAGCTCATCGAGCTGAGGAAGAAGAAGATTGAGGAAGCGATGGACGG AAGTGAGACACCTCAGCTTTTCACTGTGTTACCAGAGAAGAGAACGGCCACTGTTGGGGGAGCCATGATGGGATCAACCCATATCTATGACATGTCCACA GTTATGAGCCGGAAGGGCCCAGCTCCTGAGCTGCAAGGTGTGGAAGTGGCCCTGGCACCTGAAGAGTTGGAGCTGGATCCCATGGCCATGACCCAGAAGTATGAGGAGCATGTGCGGGAGCAGCAGGCACAGGTGGAGAAGGAAGACTTCAGTGACATGGTGGCTGAGCATGCTGCCAAACAGAAG cAAAAGAAACGGAAAGCTCAGCCCCAGGACAGCCGCGGGGGCAGCAAGAAATATAAGGAGTTCAAATTTTAG